In Kitasatospora sp. NA04385, a single genomic region encodes these proteins:
- a CDS encoding thiamine-phosphate kinase, whose amino-acid sequence MQGTVGELGEFGLIRELTARLPMTPAVELGPGDDAAVVKAPDGRVVATTDVLIEGRHFRRDWSTAYDVGRKSAAQNLADIAAMGAVPTALLLGLVTPADLPTTWATELMDGLRDECQVAGATVVGGDVVRGDTITLAITALGDLQGRRPVVRSGAQVGDVVAVTGWLGWSAAGLTVLQRGFRSPRAFVEAHRRPEPPYHAGPAASELGATAMVDVSDGLVADLGHVARASDVDIDLRAADFDVPAQMADIGQAVGVDPLVWVLSGGEDHAIVATFPKSAALPARWRVIGEVVRTARPGRGGTVTVDGAPWDRTAGWDHFAEQ is encoded by the coding sequence CGGGCTCATCCGGGAGCTGACCGCGCGGCTGCCGATGACCCCGGCGGTGGAGCTCGGGCCCGGTGACGACGCGGCCGTGGTCAAGGCGCCCGACGGGCGGGTGGTGGCCACCACCGACGTGCTCATCGAGGGCCGGCACTTCCGCCGCGACTGGTCCACCGCGTACGACGTCGGCCGCAAGTCCGCCGCGCAGAACCTGGCCGACATCGCCGCGATGGGCGCCGTCCCGACCGCCCTGCTGCTCGGCCTGGTCACCCCCGCCGACCTGCCCACCACCTGGGCCACCGAGCTGATGGACGGGCTGCGCGACGAGTGCCAGGTGGCCGGCGCCACCGTGGTCGGCGGCGACGTGGTGCGCGGCGACACCATCACGCTGGCCATCACCGCGCTCGGCGACCTCCAGGGCCGGCGCCCGGTGGTGCGCTCCGGCGCGCAGGTCGGGGACGTGGTCGCGGTGACCGGCTGGCTCGGCTGGTCCGCCGCCGGGCTGACCGTCCTGCAGCGCGGCTTCCGCTCCCCGCGGGCCTTCGTCGAGGCGCACCGCCGCCCCGAACCGCCGTACCACGCGGGCCCCGCCGCCAGCGAGCTCGGCGCCACCGCCATGGTCGACGTCTCCGACGGCCTGGTCGCCGACCTCGGCCACGTCGCCCGGGCCAGCGACGTCGACATCGACCTGCGCGCCGCCGACTTCGACGTCCCCGCGCAGATGGCCGACATCGGGCAGGCCGTCGGCGTCGACCCGCTGGTGTGGGTGCTGTCCGGCGGCGAGGACCACGCCATCGTCGCGACCTTCCCCAAGTCGGCCGCGCTGCCCGCCCGTTGGCGGGTCATCGGCGAGGTCGTGCGGACCGCCCGCCCCGGCCGCGGCGGCACCGTCACCGTCGACGGCGCCCCCTGGGACCGCACCGCGGGCTGGGACCACTTCGCCGAGCAGTAG
- a CDS encoding 6-phosphofructokinase, with protein MRIGVLTSGGDCPGLNAVIRSIVHRGTDVHGDEILGIEDGFLGLIEGRARPVSHEDVTGLLTLGGTILGSARVQRDKIRWAVENSQRLAADIGIDALIAIGGEGTLTAAKLFSDAGLPVVAVPKTIDNDIDATDVTFGFDTAVHVATEAIDRLKTTAESHQRVMVVELMGRHTGWITLTAGMAGGAHGILIPEKPFDIEAVARMIEERFQRGKKFAIIAVAEGAQPLPGTLRFEHGQVDQFGHQTFGGIGTRLAIELENLLGKEARPVILGHTQRGGTPTALDRVLATRFGWHAVEAVHKGAFGHFTALRGTEIHLTPIADAVVQLKTVPQDRWTESEAVL; from the coding sequence ATGCGAATCGGCGTTCTCACCAGCGGCGGCGACTGCCCCGGCCTGAACGCGGTCATCCGCTCCATCGTGCACCGCGGCACCGACGTGCACGGCGACGAGATCCTCGGCATCGAGGACGGCTTCCTCGGCCTGATCGAGGGCCGGGCCCGGCCCGTCTCGCACGAGGACGTCACCGGCCTGCTCACCCTCGGCGGCACCATCCTCGGCTCCGCCCGGGTGCAGCGCGACAAGATCCGCTGGGCGGTCGAGAACTCGCAGCGGCTCGCCGCGGACATCGGCATCGACGCGCTGATCGCGATCGGCGGCGAGGGCACCCTCACCGCCGCCAAGCTGTTCAGCGACGCCGGACTGCCCGTCGTCGCCGTCCCCAAGACCATCGACAACGACATCGACGCCACCGACGTCACCTTCGGCTTCGACACCGCCGTGCACGTCGCCACCGAGGCGATCGACCGGCTCAAGACCACCGCCGAGTCCCACCAGCGGGTGATGGTCGTCGAGTTGATGGGCCGCCACACCGGCTGGATCACCCTCACCGCGGGCATGGCCGGCGGCGCCCACGGCATCCTCATCCCCGAGAAGCCCTTCGACATCGAGGCCGTGGCCCGGATGATCGAGGAGCGCTTCCAGCGCGGCAAGAAGTTCGCCATCATCGCCGTCGCCGAGGGCGCCCAGCCGCTGCCCGGCACGCTGCGCTTCGAGCACGGCCAGGTCGACCAGTTCGGCCACCAGACCTTCGGCGGCATCGGCACCCGGCTCGCCATCGAACTGGAGAACCTGCTCGGCAAGGAGGCCCGGCCGGTCATCCTCGGCCACACCCAGCGCGGCGGCACCCCCACCGCGCTCGACCGCGTGCTCGCCACCCGGTTCGGCTGGCACGCCGTCGAGGCCGTCCACAAGGGCGCGTTCGGGCACTTCACCGCGCTGCGCGGCACCGAGATCCACCTCACCCCGATCGCCGACGCCGTCGTCCAGCTCAAGACCGTCCCGCAGGACCGCTGGACGGAATCCGAGGCCGTGCTCTGA
- the thiD gene encoding bifunctional hydroxymethylpyrimidine kinase/phosphomethylpyrimidine kinase yields MSTETAAPPRVLTVAGSDSGGGAGIQADLKTMLALGVHGMSVITAVTAQNSLGVQGYWELPAEAVRAQYRSVVDDIGVQAVKTGMLASVELVETVSALLADAPAPVVVDPVGVSKHGDALLAANAVDTLRTRLLPVATLATPNLHEVTQLTGRTVTGEADMLDAAKALRDLGPGWALVKGGHLAGEAADLLLGPDGETHWYRAPRHDNRHTHGTGCTLASAIAARLALGDPVPTAVAHAKAYVTGAIAHGFALGAGIGPVDHFWQARS; encoded by the coding sequence ATGAGCACCGAAACCGCCGCCCCGCCCCGAGTCCTCACCGTCGCCGGCTCCGACAGCGGCGGCGGTGCGGGCATCCAGGCCGACCTCAAGACCATGCTCGCCCTCGGCGTCCACGGCATGAGCGTCATCACCGCCGTCACCGCGCAGAACTCGCTCGGCGTCCAGGGCTACTGGGAACTGCCCGCCGAAGCCGTCCGGGCCCAGTACCGCAGCGTCGTCGACGACATCGGCGTCCAGGCCGTCAAGACCGGCATGCTCGCCTCGGTCGAACTCGTCGAGACCGTCTCCGCGCTGCTCGCCGACGCCCCCGCCCCCGTCGTGGTCGACCCGGTCGGCGTCTCCAAGCACGGCGACGCGCTGCTCGCCGCGAACGCCGTCGACACCCTGCGGACCCGGCTGCTGCCGGTCGCCACCCTGGCCACCCCCAACCTGCACGAGGTGACCCAGCTCACCGGGCGCACCGTCACCGGCGAGGCGGACATGCTCGACGCCGCGAAGGCGCTGCGCGACCTCGGGCCCGGCTGGGCCCTGGTCAAGGGCGGCCACCTGGCGGGCGAGGCCGCCGACCTGCTGCTCGGCCCCGACGGCGAGACCCACTGGTACCGGGCCCCGCGCCACGACAACCGCCACACCCACGGCACCGGCTGCACCCTCGCCAGCGCGATCGCCGCCCGGCTCGCCCTCGGCGACCCGGTACCGACGGCCGTCGCGCACGCCAAGGCGTACGTCACCGGCGCGATCGCGCACGGCTTCGCGCTCGGCGCCGGCATCGGACCGGTGGACCACTTCTGGCAGGCCCGGAGCTAG
- the rpmB gene encoding 50S ribosomal protein L28, with translation MAANCDVCGKGPGFGNSISHSHRRTPRRWNPNIQTVRAVIGRTPKRLNVCTSCIKAGKVSR, from the coding sequence GTGGCTGCCAACTGTGACGTCTGCGGCAAGGGCCCGGGCTTCGGCAACAGCATCTCCCACTCGCACCGCCGCACCCCCCGTCGTTGGAACCCCAACATCCAGACGGTGCGCGCTGTGATCGGGCGGACGCCGAAGCGGCTCAACGTCTGCACCTCGTGCATCAAGGCCGGTAAGGTCTCGCGCTGA
- a CDS encoding DAK2 domain-containing protein, producing the protein MLDTLDAPAVRTWCRLALAALGQAREEIDALNVYPVPDGDTGTNLYLTVESAAEALDAVFAAAEEPELAVAAAAAARGALIGARGNSGVILAQWLRGLAEVLADGGELAAALDHGARSAYRAVAVPVEGTLLTVAAAAAKAADAADAADGLTGQAREAYRAARQALLLTPGQLSALAEAGVVDAGGRGLVAVLGALVDAVSGQQPMGPVALRRDADRGAPVAGCESHERPPGSGHPAFEVIYLLEAGDEQLPLLRERLGRLGDSLVIGGGDGLWNVHVHVDDAGAAVEAGVEAGRPHRIRITHFAEAAARSGEREETVSHGRAVLSVVTGSGLAQLCEQAGSVVLAADPDRPPASAELVAAVHRCGAREVVLLLNDPELRPAAGAAADQLREEGVRIAVLPTRSPVQGLAALAVHDAGRRFDEDVVAMTSAAGATRYAELAVAEGESWTMAGVCQAGDVLGLIDGDVAVIGTDLTETALTVLDRMIAAGGELVTLVLGEEAPDGLADRLIAHARRTRPEVDTVAYRGGREAAPLLIGVE; encoded by the coding sequence GTGCTGGACACCCTCGACGCCCCGGCCGTCCGCACCTGGTGCCGGCTCGCGCTGGCGGCCCTCGGCCAGGCCCGCGAGGAGATCGACGCGCTGAACGTGTACCCGGTGCCGGACGGGGACACCGGGACCAACCTCTACCTGACGGTGGAGTCCGCCGCCGAGGCGCTGGACGCGGTGTTCGCCGCCGCCGAGGAGCCCGAGCTGGCCGTCGCCGCGGCCGCCGCCGCCCGCGGCGCGCTGATCGGGGCCCGCGGGAACTCCGGCGTCATCCTGGCCCAGTGGCTGCGCGGCCTGGCCGAGGTGCTGGCCGACGGCGGCGAACTGGCCGCCGCGCTCGACCACGGCGCCCGCTCGGCCTACCGGGCCGTCGCCGTGCCGGTGGAGGGCACCCTGCTCACCGTCGCCGCCGCCGCCGCGAAGGCCGCCGACGCCGCCGACGCCGCGGACGGCCTGACCGGCCAGGCCCGGGAGGCGTACCGGGCGGCCCGGCAGGCGCTGCTGCTCACCCCCGGCCAGCTCTCCGCGCTGGCCGAGGCCGGCGTGGTGGACGCGGGCGGCCGGGGCCTGGTCGCCGTGCTGGGCGCGCTGGTGGACGCCGTCTCCGGGCAGCAGCCGATGGGGCCGGTCGCGCTGCGCCGGGACGCCGACCGGGGCGCCCCGGTGGCGGGCTGCGAGAGCCACGAGCGGCCGCCCGGCTCCGGCCACCCCGCCTTCGAGGTGATCTACCTGCTGGAGGCCGGGGACGAGCAGCTGCCGCTGCTGCGCGAGCGGCTGGGACGGCTCGGCGACTCGCTGGTGATCGGCGGCGGCGACGGCCTGTGGAACGTCCACGTGCACGTGGACGACGCGGGCGCGGCCGTCGAGGCGGGCGTCGAGGCCGGCCGGCCCCACCGGATCAGGATCACCCACTTCGCCGAGGCCGCGGCCCGCTCCGGCGAGCGCGAGGAGACCGTCTCGCACGGGCGGGCGGTGCTCAGCGTGGTGACCGGCAGCGGGCTGGCGCAGCTGTGCGAGCAGGCCGGCTCGGTGGTGCTGGCGGCCGACCCGGACCGCCCGCCCGCCAGCGCCGAGCTGGTCGCCGCCGTGCACCGCTGCGGGGCCCGCGAGGTGGTGCTGCTGCTCAACGACCCCGAACTGCGCCCCGCCGCCGGCGCGGCCGCCGACCAGCTGCGCGAGGAGGGCGTGCGGATCGCCGTGCTGCCCACCCGCTCCCCGGTGCAGGGCCTGGCGGCGCTGGCCGTGCACGACGCCGGGCGGCGCTTCGACGAGGACGTGGTCGCGATGACCTCCGCGGCCGGCGCCACCCGGTACGCCGAACTGGCCGTCGCCGAGGGCGAGTCGTGGACGATGGCGGGCGTCTGCCAGGCCGGCGACGTGCTCGGCCTGATCGACGGCGACGTCGCGGTGATCGGCACCGACCTCACCGAGACCGCGCTGACCGTGCTCGACCGGATGATCGCGGCCGGCGGCGAACTGGTCACCCTGGTGCTCGGCGAAGAGGCCCCCGACGGCCTGGCCGACCGGCTGATCGCGCACGCCCGGCGCACCCGCCCCGAGGTCGACACCGTCGCCTACCGCGGCGGGCGGGAGGCCGCCCCGCTGCTCATCGGGGTGGAGTGA
- the recG gene encoding ATP-dependent DNA helicase RecG has translation MGALDEPLKELVGDRTAKVLAESLKLRTVGDLLHHYPRRYVERGQLTSLDELEVDEHATVLARIEKVTLIPFRGRKGDRLEVVVTDGRSKLSLVFFNQGWRQKELRPGRQGLFAGKVGLFNRSRQLASPDYQLIDDEEDSAAAKQFAGRLIPVYPASSQMPSWKLALCVGMALTKHLSDVGEPLPAALRAEHGLIPLPEALELIHRPHSQAEKERAQDRLRWDEAFVLQVALARRRAADSALPAVPRRPVPGRVLDAFDDRLPFTLTDGQRKVCAEIFADLATEHPMHRLLQGEVGSGKTLVALRAMLAVVDTGGQAVLLAPTEVLAQQHHRSIVEMMGDLAEAGMIGGSEIGTRVALLTGSMGAAARRGALLDMASGKAGIAIGTHALIEDRVQFADLGLVVVDEQHRFGVEQRDALRAKGEQPPHLLVMTATPIPRTVAMTVFGDLETSVLDQLPSGRSPISTHVVPALEKPNFLVRAWERVREEVGKGHQAYVVCPRIGDEEEPAKGKKKRKEEPEEVDAGAGADGEERRPPLAVLETAEKLAKGPLAGLRVEVLHGRLAPEAKDDVMRRFAAGEVDVLVATTVIEVGVNVPNSTVMVIMDADRFGVSQLHQLRGRVGRGSAAGLCLLVSDMPAASAARARLDAVAGTLDGFALSRIDLEQRREGDVLGQAQSGVKSSLKVLSVLEDEDVIATARAEATRLVAADPELAAHPELRTALESLLDEDRAEYLEKG, from the coding sequence ATGGGCGCTCTCGATGAACCGCTGAAGGAACTGGTCGGCGACCGCACCGCGAAGGTGCTGGCCGAGAGTCTCAAGCTGCGCACGGTCGGTGACCTGCTGCACCACTACCCGCGCCGGTACGTCGAGCGCGGGCAGCTCACCAGCCTGGACGAGCTGGAGGTGGACGAGCACGCCACCGTGCTGGCCCGGATCGAGAAGGTCACCCTGATCCCGTTCCGCGGCCGCAAGGGCGACCGGCTGGAGGTGGTGGTCACCGACGGCCGCTCGAAGCTCTCGCTGGTGTTCTTCAACCAGGGCTGGCGGCAGAAGGAGCTGCGCCCCGGCCGGCAGGGCCTGTTCGCGGGCAAGGTCGGCCTGTTCAACCGCAGCCGCCAACTCGCCTCGCCCGACTACCAGTTGATCGACGACGAGGAGGACTCCGCGGCGGCGAAGCAGTTCGCCGGGCGGCTCATCCCGGTCTACCCGGCCAGCTCCCAGATGCCCAGCTGGAAGCTCGCGCTGTGCGTCGGGATGGCCCTCACCAAGCACCTGTCCGACGTCGGCGAGCCGCTGCCCGCCGCCCTGCGCGCCGAGCACGGCCTGATCCCGCTGCCCGAGGCGCTGGAGCTGATCCACCGCCCGCACAGCCAGGCCGAGAAGGAGCGCGCCCAGGACCGGCTGCGCTGGGACGAGGCGTTCGTCCTGCAGGTCGCCCTCGCCCGGCGCCGGGCCGCCGACTCCGCGCTGCCCGCCGTCCCGCGCCGCCCCGTCCCCGGCCGGGTGCTGGACGCCTTCGACGACCGGCTCCCGTTCACCCTCACCGACGGCCAGCGCAAGGTCTGCGCCGAGATCTTCGCCGACCTGGCCACCGAGCACCCCATGCACCGGCTGCTCCAGGGCGAGGTCGGCTCCGGCAAGACGCTGGTGGCGCTGCGCGCGATGCTCGCCGTGGTCGACACCGGCGGGCAGGCCGTGCTGCTCGCCCCCACCGAGGTGCTCGCCCAGCAGCACCACCGCTCGATCGTCGAGATGATGGGGGACCTCGCGGAGGCCGGGATGATCGGCGGCTCCGAGATCGGCACCCGGGTCGCCCTGCTGACCGGCTCGATGGGCGCCGCCGCCCGCCGCGGCGCGCTGCTCGACATGGCCTCCGGCAAGGCCGGCATCGCGATCGGCACGCACGCCCTGATCGAGGACCGGGTGCAGTTCGCCGACCTCGGCCTGGTCGTCGTCGACGAGCAGCACCGCTTCGGCGTCGAGCAGCGCGACGCGCTGCGCGCCAAGGGCGAGCAGCCCCCGCACCTGCTGGTGATGACGGCCACGCCGATCCCGCGCACGGTCGCGATGACGGTCTTCGGAGACCTGGAGACCTCCGTCCTGGACCAGCTGCCCTCCGGCCGCTCGCCGATCTCCACCCACGTGGTGCCCGCGCTGGAGAAGCCCAACTTCCTCGTCCGGGCCTGGGAGCGGGTCCGCGAGGAGGTCGGCAAGGGCCACCAGGCGTACGTGGTCTGCCCCCGGATCGGGGACGAGGAGGAGCCGGCGAAGGGGAAGAAGAAGCGGAAGGAGGAGCCCGAGGAGGTCGATGCGGGGGCCGGCGCGGACGGCGAGGAGCGGCGGCCGCCGCTGGCCGTGCTGGAGACCGCCGAGAAGCTCGCGAAGGGGCCGCTGGCCGGGCTGCGGGTGGAGGTCCTGCACGGCCGGCTCGCGCCCGAGGCCAAGGACGACGTGATGCGCCGCTTCGCCGCCGGGGAGGTGGACGTGCTGGTCGCCACCACCGTCATCGAGGTCGGCGTCAACGTCCCCAACTCCACCGTCATGGTGATCATGGACGCGGACCGGTTCGGCGTCTCCCAGCTGCACCAGCTGCGCGGCCGGGTCGGCCGCGGCTCCGCCGCCGGGCTGTGCCTGCTGGTCAGCGACATGCCCGCGGCCAGCGCCGCCCGGGCCCGGCTGGACGCGGTGGCCGGCACCCTGGACGGCTTCGCGCTCTCCCGGATCGACCTCGAACAGCGCCGCGAGGGCGACGTGCTCGGCCAGGCCCAGTCCGGCGTGAAGTCCTCGCTCAAGGTGCTCTCGGTGCTGGAGGACGAGGACGTCATCGCCACCGCCCGGGCCGAGGCCACCCGGCTGGTCGCCGCCGACCCGGAGCTCGCCGCCCACCCGGAGCTGCGCACCGCCCTGGAGAGCCTGCTCGACGAGGACCGCGCGGAGTACCTGGAGAAGGGCTGA
- the rsmD gene encoding 16S rRNA (guanine(966)-N(2))-methyltransferase RsmD has protein sequence MPRVIAGRAGGRPLAAPPGRTTRPTSDKAREAMFSTVEALAGPITGARMLDLFAGSGAVGLEALSRGAAHALLVEADPGAVRTVRENVRALGLPGAEVRADKAEKVIAGPPPAEPYDLVFLDPPYAVEDAALREMLVTLRSGGWLSEHVLVTVERSTRGGEFGWPDGFEGLRSRRYGEGTLWYGRAADGADQDS, from the coding sequence ATGCCCCGCGTGATCGCCGGCCGTGCCGGAGGCCGCCCGCTCGCCGCGCCGCCCGGCCGCACCACCCGCCCGACCTCCGACAAGGCGCGGGAGGCGATGTTCTCCACCGTCGAGGCGCTGGCCGGGCCGATCACCGGGGCCCGGATGCTCGACCTGTTCGCGGGCAGCGGCGCGGTCGGCCTGGAGGCGCTCTCCCGCGGGGCCGCGCACGCCCTGCTGGTGGAGGCCGACCCGGGCGCGGTGCGGACGGTGCGGGAGAACGTCCGCGCGCTGGGCCTGCCCGGCGCCGAGGTGCGGGCGGACAAGGCCGAGAAGGTGATCGCGGGGCCGCCCCCGGCCGAGCCGTACGACCTGGTCTTCCTGGACCCGCCGTACGCGGTGGAGGACGCCGCGCTGCGCGAGATGCTGGTCACACTCCGCTCCGGGGGCTGGCTGTCCGAGCACGTTCTCGTCACCGTGGAACGCAGCACCCGTGGCGGCGAGTTCGGCTGGCCGGACGGCTTCGAGGGGCTGCGTTCGCGCAGGTACGGCGAGGGCACGCTCTGGTACGGTCGCGCCGCCGACGGGGCTGATCAAGACTCGTAG
- the coaD gene encoding pantetheine-phosphate adenylyltransferase — protein MRRAVCPGSFDPITNGHLDIIERASKLYDVVHVAVLINRNKQGMFSIEERIALIAETTAHLGNIEVESHSGLLVDFCRERGIPAIIKGLRAAGDFDYELQMAQMNHGLTGVETLFVPTSPTYSFLSSSLVKEVASLGGDVSHLLPDTVHRRLVERIAERRN, from the coding sequence ATGCGCCGCGCCGTCTGTCCGGGGTCCTTCGACCCCATCACCAACGGACACCTCGACATCATCGAGCGGGCCTCGAAGCTGTACGACGTGGTGCACGTGGCGGTGCTGATCAACCGGAACAAGCAGGGCATGTTCTCGATCGAGGAGCGGATCGCCCTGATCGCGGAGACCACCGCCCACCTGGGCAACATCGAGGTGGAGTCGCACAGCGGCCTGCTGGTGGACTTCTGCCGCGAGCGCGGCATTCCGGCGATCATCAAGGGCCTGCGGGCGGCCGGCGACTTCGACTACGAACTGCAGATGGCCCAGATGAACCACGGGCTGACCGGCGTGGAGACGCTGTTCGTGCCGACCTCGCCGACGTACAGCTTCCTCTCCTCCAGCCTGGTCAAGGAGGTCGCCTCGCTGGGCGGCGACGTCTCCCACCTGCTGCCCGACACGGTGCACCGCCGACTGGTCGAGCGGATCGCCGAACGCCGCAACTGA
- a CDS encoding ATP synthase F0 subunit B, protein MDVQQKLDEIIAVVEKAKAMPMSSSCVVNRAELTGLLRELREAMPAELAQAQSVVADHQQMVADARAQADQIIRGAHDERGSLISDTEVVRQSQAEADRILTEARAEVHTKRAEADDYVDSKLANFEVVLTKTLGAVGRGRQKLRGESGVYEPEADGTEDGEEFRPRISPSPEADEYVDVKLATLEAVLSATLEAVGKGRDKLLGKAPIDELGAYLAAADEAQQLKDRAEAVAAGFAAVDGGSGAGTDEQQQNWYADVPQQQSWPEQTPAAAGWQQPGEDPSPGSGWGDPHAQPQSPQYAEVYGGGYDPAAAPQTDPYGQPYGHQQPVDPYYQQPQYQQPQGFDQWGNPLPVDPYGYQPQQQAQLPQQQAGLDETSFFDTSMIDMTRLRELGGR, encoded by the coding sequence GTGGACGTGCAGCAGAAACTCGACGAGATCATCGCCGTGGTCGAGAAGGCCAAGGCCATGCCGATGTCGTCGTCCTGCGTGGTCAACCGTGCCGAGTTGACCGGACTGCTCCGGGAGCTGCGGGAGGCGATGCCCGCCGAACTCGCGCAGGCGCAGTCGGTGGTGGCCGACCACCAGCAGATGGTGGCCGATGCCCGGGCGCAGGCCGACCAGATCATCCGCGGCGCGCACGACGAGCGCGGCTCGCTGATCTCCGACACCGAGGTGGTCCGGCAGTCGCAGGCCGAGGCGGACCGCATCCTCACCGAGGCCCGGGCCGAGGTGCACACCAAGCGGGCCGAGGCCGACGACTACGTCGACTCCAAGCTGGCCAACTTCGAGGTGGTGCTCACCAAGACGCTCGGCGCGGTCGGCCGCGGCCGGCAGAAGCTGCGCGGCGAGTCCGGGGTGTACGAGCCGGAGGCGGACGGCACCGAGGACGGCGAGGAGTTCCGGCCGCGGATCAGCCCCAGCCCGGAGGCCGACGAGTACGTCGACGTGAAGCTGGCCACCCTGGAGGCGGTGCTCTCCGCCACCCTGGAGGCGGTCGGCAAGGGCCGCGACAAGCTGCTCGGCAAGGCCCCGATCGACGAGCTGGGCGCCTACCTGGCCGCCGCCGACGAGGCCCAGCAGCTCAAGGACCGCGCCGAGGCGGTGGCGGCCGGCTTCGCCGCCGTCGACGGCGGGAGCGGCGCCGGCACCGACGAGCAGCAGCAGAACTGGTACGCGGACGTCCCGCAGCAGCAGTCCTGGCCGGAGCAGACCCCGGCCGCGGCCGGCTGGCAGCAGCCCGGCGAGGACCCCTCCCCGGGCTCCGGCTGGGGTGACCCGCACGCCCAGCCGCAGAGCCCGCAGTACGCCGAGGTGTACGGCGGCGGCTACGACCCGGCCGCGGCCCCGCAGACCGACCCGTACGGCCAGCCCTACGGGCACCAGCAGCCGGTGGACCCGTACTACCAGCAGCCGCAGTACCAGCAGCCGCAGGGCTTCGACCAGTGGGGCAACCCGCTGCCCGTCGACCCGTACGGCTACCAGCCCCAGCAGCAGGCGCAGCTGCCCCAGCAGCAGGCCGGGCTGGACGAGACCAGCTTCTTCGACACCAGCATGATCGACATGACCAGGCTCCGGGAGCTGGGCGGCCGCTGA
- a CDS encoding DUF177 domain-containing protein gives MRAAAAGSQETLNRLDHRDPLVFDTHELGRRPGSLRKVARTLEAPAELGIADVIGVPEKSEITLELRLESVVEGVLVTGTAEARVTGECSRCLEPVEDDLEVDFQELYYYPESEERHRAIAGDDVDEESEDETYRLEGDLFDLQPVLRDAVVLALPLQPVCQDDCLGLCSECGARLSDDPSHHHDAADPRWAALQGLSAAPGDEGDEE, from the coding sequence ATGCGCGCCGCCGCAGCAGGAAGTCAGGAAACCTTGAACCGCCTCGACCACCGCGACCCCCTCGTGTTCGACACGCACGAGCTCGGCCGTCGCCCCGGATCGCTGCGCAAGGTCGCCCGCACCCTGGAGGCCCCGGCGGAGCTCGGCATCGCGGACGTGATCGGCGTTCCGGAGAAGAGCGAGATCACGCTGGAGCTCCGCCTGGAGTCGGTGGTCGAGGGCGTGCTGGTCACCGGCACCGCCGAGGCCCGCGTCACCGGCGAGTGCTCCCGCTGCCTGGAGCCGGTGGAGGACGACCTGGAGGTCGACTTCCAGGAGCTGTACTACTACCCGGAGTCCGAGGAGCGTCACCGCGCGATCGCGGGGGACGACGTCGACGAGGAGTCCGAGGACGAGACTTACCGCCTGGAGGGCGATCTGTTCGACCTCCAGCCGGTGCTGCGTGACGCGGTGGTGCTCGCACTGCCGCTGCAGCCGGTGTGCCAGGACGACTGCCTGGGTCTGTGCTCCGAGTGCGGAGCCCGCCTGAGCGACGACCCGTCGCACCACCACGACGCCGCCGACCCCCGGTGGGCGGCCCTGCAGGGACTCTCCGCCGCCCCCGGCGACGAGGGTGACGAGGAATAA
- the rpmF gene encoding 50S ribosomal protein L32 has product MAVPKRKMSRSNTRHRRSNWKAVVPALVACDRCHEPKLSHIACPSCGTYNRRQVLSV; this is encoded by the coding sequence GTGGCTGTTCCGAAGCGGAAGATGTCGCGCAGCAACACGCGTCACCGCCGTTCCAACTGGAAGGCCGTCGTGCCCGCGCTCGTCGCGTGCGACCGCTGCCACGAGCCGAAGCTCTCGCACATCGCGTGCCCGAGCTGCGGCACGTACAACCGTCGCCAGGTCCTCTCGGTCTGA